One segment of Papaver somniferum cultivar HN1 unplaced genomic scaffold, ASM357369v1 unplaced-scaffold_81, whole genome shotgun sequence DNA contains the following:
- the LOC113345430 gene encoding phosphate transporter PHO1 homolog 1-like produces MVKFSKQFEGQLIPEWKEAFVDYTFLKKDLKKIHLNNDNTNKNQKNSFFSPFKKLSLFGHQHREHGVIQVHKRLASSASKGDLYETELLEQFSDTDAAKEFFSRLDHQLNKVNQFYKAKEKEFMERGGSLEKQMEILVDLKQKLKQQRGQPGFSQDIKEDASLSCCDEDSIRGTLDQVEVQDAASDPERKEEQLTESPAKSGEIATPMKIKREDSKSSRSLSGRHVVNCQGRNVRINIPLTTPTRTLSAIGDLVWEDLVVPSKKCSPARSKQVQVNKTKVHHAEKMIRGAFVELYKGLGYLKTYRNLNMLAFVKILKKFDKVTEKQALTIYLKVVENSYFNTSDKVVKLADEVEELFVKHFTEDDRRKAMKYLKPRHRKESHTVTFFIGLFTGCFISLFAGYIIMAHIAGMYTRRSDTVYMETVYPVLSMFSLLFLHFFLYGCNIFMWRKTRINYSFIFELAATKDLKYRDVFLICTTSMTAVVGIMFVHLSLIAKGYSSSVIRAIPGVLVLLFLLLLMCPFNIVYRSSRVRFLRVIRNIVLTPLYKVVMLDFFMADQLCSQVPTLRNLEYVACYYITGSYQTQDYGFCMRTKNYQDLAYAVSFLPYYWRAMQCARRWFDEGDTGHLINLGKYVSAMLAAGAKVAYEKEKSMGWLALVVVMSSAATVYQLYWDFVKDWGLLQFGSKNPWLRNELMLRRKSIYYFSMVLNLVLRLAWLQTVLHSNFGGLDVRVMSFFLAALEVIRRGQWNFYRLENEHLNNAGKFRAVKSVPLPFHEVDDQD; encoded by the exons ATGGTGAAGTTCTCTAAGCAGTTTGAAGGTCAGCTCATACCTGAATGGAAAGAAGCATTTGTGGATTACACTTTCCTTAAGAAAGATCTCAAAAAAATTCATCTTAACAACGATaatacaaataaaaatcaaaagaatTCTTTCTTTTCTCCTTTTAAGAAGCTCTCTTTATTTGGTCATCAACATAGAGAACATGGAGTCATACAA GTTCATAAGAGGCTGGCTTCTTCTGCGAGTAAGGGAGACCTATACGAAACCGAACTGCTTGAACAATTTTCGGATACTGATGCAGCTAAGGAGTTTTTCTCACGCTTAGATCATCAACTTAACAAAGTTAATCAGTTCTATAAAGCAAAGGAGAAAGAGTTTATGGAAAGAGGTGGTTCGTTGGAAAAACAGATGGAGATTCTTGTTGATCTTAAGCAAAAACTTAAACAGCAACGAGGACAACCCGGTTTTTCTCAGGACATTAAAGAGGATGCTTCCCTCTCCTGCTGTG ATGAAGATTCTATACGGGGAACACTAGACCAAGTTGAGGTCCAAGATGCTGCAAGTGATCCGGAGAGAAAAGAAGAGCAGCTAACAGAGTCACCAGCAAAATCAGGCGAAATTGCTACACCAATGAAGATCAAAAGAGAAGACAGTAAGTCAAGCAGGTCGCTTTCAGGACGTCATGTGGTTAATTGCCAGGGAAGAAATGTACGGATTAACATTCCTCTGACAACACCTACTCGGACTCTATCAGCAATTGGTGATTTGGTATGGGAAGATTTGGTTGTACCCTCCAAGAAATGCAGCCCTGCACGAAGTAAGCAGGTACAAGTGAACAAGACCAAAGTTCACCATGCAGAGAAAATGATCAGAGGTGCTTTCGTTGAGCTTTATAAAGGCCTGGGTTACctcaaaacttatag GAACTTAAACATGCTCGCTTTTGTAAAGATACTGAAGAAATTTGACAAA gTGACAGAAAAACAAGCTCTAACAATTTATCTTAAAGTTGTAGAGAATTCGTATTTTAATACCTCAGATAAG GTAGTTAAGTTGGCAGATGAAGTTGAAGAGCTTTTTGTAAAACATTTCACCGAAGATGATCGAAGAAAGGCTATGAAATACCTAAAACCTCGTCATCGAAAAGAATCCCATACCGTGACTTTCTTCATTG GGCTCTTCACCGGATGCTTCATTTCACTATTTGCCGGATACATCATCATGGCACATATTGCTGGAATGTATACTCGACGTTCAGACACTGTTTACATGGAAACGGTCTATCCGGTTCTAAG TATGTTCAGCCTGTTGTTTCTACACTTCTTTCTGTATGGGTGCAACATCTTTATGTGGAGAAAAACGCGGATAAACTACAGCTTCATCTTCGAATTAGCTGCAACCAAGGATCTTAAGTACCGAGATGTGTTTTTGATCTGTACCACATCAATGACTGCAGTTGTAGGGATTATGTTCGTTCATCTATCCCTTATAGCAAAGGGGTATTCATCAAGTGTCATTCGCGCAATTCCAGGAGTTCTTGTCCTG CTCTTCTTACTGTTGCTAATGTGCCCATTCAACATTGTATACCGATCAAGTCGTGTTCGTTTCCTTAGAGTGATACGAAATATAGTATTGACTCCTCTTTACAAG GTGGTCATGCTAGATTTCTTCATGGCTGATCAACTTTGTAGTCAAGTGCCAACACTTCGGAACTTGGAGTATGTAGCCTGTTACTACATAACTGGGAGCTATCAAACTCAAGATTACGGCTTCTGCATGCGAACCAAAAATTACCAAGATCTCGCTTACGCCGTGTCATTTCTCCCTTACTATTGGAGAGCAATGCAGTGTGCTAGGAGATGGTTCGACGAGGGAGACACTGGTCATTTGATCAACTTAGGGAAATATGTCTCAGCTATGCTAGCTGCCGGTGCTAAAGTCGCGTACGAGAAAGAGAAAAGCATGGGATGGTTGGCCTTAGTTGTTGTCATGTCCAGTGCAGCAACTGTATATCAGTTGTACTGGGATTTCGTCAAGGACTGGGGTTTACTTCAGTTTGGCTCCAAAAATCCTTGGCTAAGAAATGAACTAATGCTTCGACGGAAATCCATTTACTACTTCTCCATGGTTCTGAATCTTGTTCTTAGACTGGCCTGGCTACAAACTGTTCTTCATTCAAACTTCGGAGGCCTCGACGTCAGAGTAATGAGTTTCTTTTTAGCTGCACTTGAAGTCATTCGACGTGGTCAATGGAACTTTTACAG ATTGGAGAATGAGCATCTGAATAATGCTGGGAAGTTTAGAGCTGTCAAATCTGTACCACTACCTTTCCATGAAGTGGATGATCAGGATTGA